In Solobacterium moorei, a single genomic region encodes these proteins:
- a CDS encoding type IV secretory system conjugative DNA transfer family protein, whose product MGKIIRFLFLSITAAMGILFLAIQVIHLGVTHDPQVSFDYRFLLLGEDYVLLKVVGALIGLMTFQIFYATFFGRSGHGAKGKHKRALTSQEKKQFSDVANWREIKRNSQRLEYDNTGHLKTRSILIWLDHVLDPFRRFWNECCTILKVSDKYRKNTIRTYEIAGKKTNFRGGIPLAVKWNRLYVDAGDNHAIINASSNAGKTVSFVNPMIDTLRMTGESMIINDPKGELLYEHKEQLLSDGYDVRVINYIHPEEGDRYSPLSIVIDSYRKAEKEYLESKEEYTAKIKEYLDKMNAAEGLQKQRLENELLEYKKYYAPEFDYSKAAMFLRELADQFFYDPKAHNEAHFNDQASSLFQGIVFLLLEEKSYNPESKKREPVPDEEINFKSVMETYRSGMETVMVKAGATVMKVPKLKFLLEKKRKKTDESYKKLMAFLSTGDKERGSIVTSFENKMKDVTLNETVLRMMAKSDFDVADIGRKKTALFIVVHGEKDTYYRLVSLIINQTFQLLMQLTEEQQKKTGKKRLPVPCNLIFDEFGNFPALKNIKGILTFSRSAGFRSFMVVQDLHQFSEIYGRDVESIIENNSANFIYLYGKDMDTIKRISAMSGKKLVWKSDKGSYEEAPVISTDQLQQLSMGDAVIISARKKAYIFRMRNYKKYSFYKNKKKYVPGETRRLRNVRVYNVQEHYDADQKINDALESKKDLLSDDPQLSAELKTGIGQLQDKQSLIPTAGFGLGAAK is encoded by the coding sequence ATGGGAAAGATTATTAGATTTTTATTTCTATCAATCACTGCAGCGATGGGAATACTCTTTTTAGCAATCCAGGTAATTCACTTAGGAGTTACCCATGATCCACAAGTATCTTTTGATTATAGGTTCCTTCTTCTTGGCGAGGATTATGTATTGTTAAAGGTAGTAGGAGCATTGATTGGACTAATGACCTTCCAGATCTTTTATGCTACCTTCTTTGGAAGAAGCGGACATGGAGCAAAAGGAAAACATAAACGAGCATTGACGAGCCAGGAGAAAAAACAGTTTTCTGATGTTGCGAATTGGCGAGAGATAAAAAGAAATAGTCAGAGACTTGAATATGATAATACAGGGCATCTAAAAACAAGATCTATATTGATTTGGTTGGATCATGTACTGGATCCATTTAGAAGGTTTTGGAATGAGTGCTGTACGATTCTAAAAGTTTCTGATAAGTACCGTAAAAACACAATCAGGACATATGAAATAGCAGGCAAGAAAACGAATTTTAGAGGTGGTATTCCATTAGCTGTGAAATGGAACAGACTCTATGTTGATGCAGGTGATAATCACGCAATTATCAATGCATCATCCAATGCTGGTAAGACTGTTTCTTTTGTAAATCCAATGATTGATACCTTACGTATGACAGGGGAATCTATGATTATTAACGATCCGAAGGGAGAATTACTTTATGAACATAAAGAACAATTACTTTCAGATGGATATGATGTAAGGGTAATTAATTATATCCACCCAGAGGAAGGAGATAGATATTCTCCATTAAGTATTGTTATTGATTCTTATCGAAAGGCAGAAAAAGAATACCTGGAGAGCAAGGAAGAATACACTGCAAAAATCAAAGAATACCTGGATAAAATGAATGCTGCTGAAGGGCTACAAAAACAAAGGCTAGAGAATGAATTGTTAGAATATAAGAAGTACTATGCACCAGAGTTTGACTATTCTAAAGCAGCTATGTTTTTAAGAGAACTTGCTGATCAGTTCTTTTATGATCCAAAGGCACACAATGAGGCACATTTTAATGATCAGGCTTCTAGTTTGTTCCAGGGAATCGTGTTTTTACTATTAGAGGAAAAGTCCTATAATCCAGAAAGTAAGAAAAGAGAACCTGTTCCGGATGAGGAAATCAATTTCAAGTCTGTAATGGAGACATATAGATCAGGAATGGAAACAGTAATGGTTAAAGCAGGTGCAACCGTTATGAAAGTACCAAAGTTGAAATTCTTGTTAGAGAAAAAGCGTAAGAAGACAGATGAATCCTATAAAAAATTAATGGCATTCTTGAGTACTGGAGATAAGGAAAGAGGTTCTATTGTTACTTCATTTGAAAATAAGATGAAGGACGTTACCTTAAATGAAACTGTCTTACGAATGATGGCAAAATCAGACTTTGATGTTGCGGACATTGGAAGAAAGAAGACAGCACTATTTATAGTCGTTCATGGTGAAAAGGATACTTATTACAGATTGGTATCCTTGATCATTAATCAGACCTTCCAATTATTGATGCAATTAACTGAAGAGCAACAAAAAAAGACAGGTAAAAAGAGACTGCCAGTGCCATGTAATTTGATTTTTGATGAATTTGGAAACTTCCCAGCATTAAAGAATATTAAAGGTATTTTAACTTTTAGCCGCTCTGCAGGATTTAGATCATTTATGGTAGTCCAGGATCTACATCAGTTCTCTGAGATATATGGTAGGGATGTTGAATCAATCATAGAAAATAACTCAGCTAACTTTATTTACCTATATGGTAAAGATATGGATACAATCAAGCGTATTTCAGCTATGAGTGGTAAGAAGCTTGTGTGGAAATCGGATAAAGGTTCCTATGAGGAAGCTCCAGTTATTTCTACGGATCAATTACAGCAATTATCTATGGGTGATGCAGTCATTATTAGTGCAAGAAAGAAGGCATATATCTTCAGAATGCGTAATTATAAGAAGTATTCCTTCTACAAGAATAAGAAGAAGTATGTTCCTGGAGAAACAAGAAGATTACGTAATGTTAGAGTGTATAACGTTCAAGAGCATTACGATGCAGACCAGAAGATCAATGATGCATTAGAGAGTAAGAAAGACCTGCTGTCTGATGATCCTCAGTTATCTGCAGAGTTAAAAACGGGTATTGGACAACTGCAGGATAAACAATCTTTGATTCCTACTGCAGGATTTGGATTGGGTGCCGCAAAATAA
- a CDS encoding type III toxin-antitoxin system ToxN/AbiQ family toxin: MERKIYLYTISNSYINYLQQFDKKVSLHNSAQGGVYVGAVLEISKDVSYFVPLTSYSKEKEVKMKHRKQLILSLHELGNSDNKLGYMLFNNMIPVPKIELQLIDLSDQSIPKNRMMKLQQTYMRSILSGIENKSAVVYRKQIDGDPYYVKWCCDFTLLERRCIEFIESNHSQSQLIEKSLC; the protein is encoded by the coding sequence ATGGAAAGAAAAATATATCTATACACAATATCTAATAGTTATATAAACTATCTTCAGCAATTTGACAAAAAAGTTTCATTGCATAATTCAGCGCAAGGTGGTGTTTATGTAGGGGCTGTTTTAGAAATAAGCAAAGATGTTTCATACTTTGTACCTTTGACAAGTTACTCAAAGGAAAAAGAAGTGAAAATGAAACATAGAAAGCAATTGATTTTAAGCTTACATGAACTTGGAAACAGTGATAACAAACTAGGGTATATGTTATTTAATAATATGATTCCTGTTCCGAAGATAGAATTGCAACTAATTGATTTATCAGATCAAAGCATTCCAAAGAATAGGATGATGAAGCTGCAACAAACATATATGAGAAGCATCTTAAGTGGAATAGAAAATAAATCTGCAGTGGTATATCGAAAACAGATTGATGGTGATCCGTATTATGTTAAATGGTGTTGTGATTTTACTTTACTAGAAAGAAGGTGCATTGAGTTTATTGAGAGTAACCATAGTCAGTCACAGTTGATTGAAAAAAGTCTATGCTGA
- a CDS encoding recombinase family protein, which produces MDRPQLKAMLEFAREGDTIVVESFSRLSRSTKDLLHLVESMHAKGIAFESQKEKIDTSTASGKLFLTIIAALNEFEREVLLERQAEGIAIAKKNGKYKGRLHASIDKFLFAELYKEYKKRNITQKYMCTRLGISRSTLYKEIKKYELNNL; this is translated from the coding sequence ATGGATAGACCACAACTTAAAGCTATGCTGGAGTTTGCTAGAGAAGGAGATACAATCGTAGTAGAATCTTTTTCCAGACTCAGCAGATCAACAAAGGATTTACTTCATTTAGTGGAAAGTATGCATGCAAAGGGAATTGCATTTGAATCTCAGAAAGAGAAGATAGATACCAGCACGGCTTCAGGGAAGTTGTTTTTAACTATCATAGCTGCATTAAATGAGTTTGAACGAGAAGTATTATTAGAACGGCAAGCTGAAGGGATTGCAATTGCAAAGAAAAATGGGAAGTATAAAGGCAGACTTCATGCAAGCATAGATAAATTTTTGTTTGCTGAACTGTATAAAGAGTATAAGAAAAGAAATATTACTCAGAAATATATGTGTACGAGATTAGGAATCAGTCGATCTACACTATATAAAGAAATTAAAAAGTATGAATTAAATAATCTATAA
- a CDS encoding recombinase family protein — MKKIIGYVRESTQLQVINGYNLGEQKRKIELYCQYKYEKDSYTLEVKEERGVSARNLKRPQIQSIIELIKAKSIDILIIHNLDRLTRSVKDLAYLIEILEKNHIELISITENIDTSTPSGRMFILIIGVISQWEEDSISWRTKRGLEEAARRGFYCKGKVPLGYKRNPDDKHYLIIDDETAGVIKNIFDCIVNKGMNAWNVTLEYRRNKVLNRKWQKNDIYTIVRNLVYSGTLVFGENSYDGVIPPIVDKETQLEAIRLTNLKSRNRRYKYLFKREIICKSCGNTLVCNCSSRKKKHTQKREVYKYYVCSKCKKRISESVISESVKGQLKKYLIEHQIKLEQKKSRIKLKEIDKEMNAVLDMVISNGRDEVLIKRYNELAEKRMKLSHGNGGCGDGDLDEEELSNYVRKYVQKIIVDFENQRVKTIFKRRKEIK, encoded by the coding sequence ATGAAAAAAATAATTGGATATGTTCGTGAATCAACTCAACTGCAGGTAATTAATGGGTACAATCTTGGAGAACAGAAGCGAAAGATTGAACTTTACTGTCAATACAAATATGAGAAGGATAGTTATACATTAGAAGTTAAAGAAGAGCGTGGTGTTTCTGCAAGGAATCTAAAGAGACCACAGATACAATCAATAATTGAATTAATTAAAGCAAAAAGCATTGATATATTAATTATTCATAATCTGGATCGGCTTACTAGAAGTGTAAAAGATTTAGCCTATTTAATAGAAATACTAGAAAAAAATCATATAGAACTAATCAGTATTACAGAAAATATTGACACTAGTACGCCTTCAGGAAGGATGTTTATATTGATTATAGGAGTCATATCACAATGGGAAGAAGATAGTATCTCCTGGCGGACAAAGAGAGGATTAGAAGAGGCTGCAAGAAGAGGATTTTATTGCAAAGGGAAAGTTCCACTAGGATACAAAAGAAACCCAGATGATAAACATTATTTGATTATTGATGATGAAACTGCAGGAGTTATCAAAAATATATTTGATTGCATCGTAAACAAAGGTATGAATGCTTGGAATGTAACATTAGAGTATAGAAGAAATAAAGTGCTAAATAGAAAATGGCAGAAAAATGATATTTATACAATAGTGAGAAACTTAGTATATAGTGGCACCCTAGTTTTTGGTGAAAATAGTTACGATGGCGTCATACCTCCGATTGTTGATAAAGAAACACAATTGGAAGCAATTAGACTAACAAATTTGAAATCGAGAAACAGAAGATATAAATACCTATTTAAGAGAGAAATCATATGTAAGAGTTGTGGAAATACATTAGTTTGCAATTGTAGCTCCAGAAAGAAAAAGCATACACAAAAGAGGGAAGTATATAAGTATTATGTGTGCAGCAAATGTAAGAAACGAATCAGCGAATCAGTAATAAGTGAAAGTGTAAAGGGACAATTAAAAAAATATTTAATTGAACATCAGATTAAATTAGAACAGAAAAAATCTCGTATCAAGTTGAAAGAAATTGATAAAGAGATGAATGCGGTGCTGGACATGGTTATAAGTAATGGAAGAGATGAGGTGCTGATTAAGAGATACAATGAACTAGCGGAAAAAAGAATGAAATTGTCTCATGGTAATGGTGGATGTGGTGATGGAGATTTGGATGAAGAAGAACTTTCAAATTATGTGAGAAAATACGTTCAAAAAATTATTGTTGATTTTGAAAATCAGAGGGTTAAAACCATATTCAAAAGAAGAAAAGAAATAAAATAA
- a CDS encoding site-specific integrase has translation MIGYDEVRKTYFVQVKYRDPLTFKQRTKKKRGFKTKREAKIYEAEAMQQGNDPSDLTFEQVAHQWEEYALPSKEQARRHQVAFERRFADLYKRPIKSITRAQLVAWRSELANSDQCGTKIKNDTISFVKGVFRYYSTVYNVVDNSIILKRLKKTDQELMQEMSVWTVDEFNQFLSCVDSPLYSLFFETLFWTGARRGEIMALQKSDFDNNWLNIHASIKHFVNGLKPTKTKQSRKVWIDDDLRNRLQPLLDVDGDFLFGGITSLPITQIQKRFTKAIELSGVNKIRLHDLRHSHATILINSGVNIVAVSKRLGHASIEQTLQTYTHLLKDTDKFLNETIENMRKGCQKGATNKEKPLK, from the coding sequence ATGATCGGATACGATGAGGTCAGAAAAACATATTTCGTACAGGTCAAATATCGCGACCCTCTTACGTTTAAACAACGAACTAAGAAAAAACGCGGTTTCAAAACAAAGCGTGAAGCCAAGATTTACGAAGCTGAAGCAATGCAACAAGGGAACGATCCAAGCGATTTAACTTTTGAACAAGTAGCTCATCAATGGGAAGAGTATGCATTGCCATCAAAGGAACAAGCACGTCGCCACCAAGTAGCATTTGAACGTAGATTCGCCGACTTGTATAAACGCCCAATCAAATCAATTACCCGTGCACAGCTCGTCGCGTGGCGGTCAGAATTAGCTAATAGCGACCAATGCGGAACAAAGATAAAGAATGATACCATTTCGTTCGTCAAGGGCGTATTTCGCTATTACTCGACAGTCTACAACGTTGTTGATAACAGCATTATCCTAAAACGCCTTAAAAAGACCGATCAAGAGCTAATGCAGGAAATGAGTGTCTGGACCGTTGATGAGTTCAATCAATTTCTATCCTGTGTCGATAGTCCACTTTATTCCCTCTTCTTTGAAACGCTATTCTGGACTGGAGCGCGTCGTGGCGAGATTATGGCGCTACAGAAGAGCGATTTCGATAACAATTGGTTAAATATTCATGCCAGCATCAAACACTTCGTAAACGGCTTAAAACCGACCAAGACGAAGCAATCAAGAAAAGTATGGATTGACGATGATCTAAGAAACAGATTACAACCATTATTGGACGTTGACGGTGATTTTCTTTTTGGTGGTATAACAAGCCTCCCTATAACGCAGATACAAAAAAGATTTACAAAAGCAATAGAACTATCTGGTGTTAATAAAATTCGTCTACACGATCTACGGCACAGCCATGCTACAATTCTAATTAACAGTGGCGTAAATATTGTGGCAGTATCCAAGCGACTCGGACACGCATCCATCGAGCAGACGTTACAAACATACACACATTTGCTAAAGGATACAGATAAATTCCTGAACGAAACAATCGAAAATATGAGAAAAGGGTGCCAAAAAGGTGCCACAAATAAAGAAAAGCCTTTAAAATAA
- a CDS encoding Abi family protein, protein MANKPFRSVNDQISILRSRGITIDDEVYASNFLINRNYYSMINDYGRFFTVTSDVYISGTTLKDINSVYLFDKAIKTILYTHSLEFEKYLKSTLAYYFCLQHPNSYDYLNLNCYKHKSNKERLNAIDIISRIAKVIDDYSKKHNTNGIRHYSRVHTNIPLWVVIQFMYLGDVIKLYRCCEDSVQTDVAKMFSSFLISNTSMPNQILGTRELLTIMQNVRDFRNCVAHDNRILNMNSSNNLPYIPSIHGASTQRSNFRADLYNMVLIFQCLISPDEYKNMIGAFKRRIKDLRRHITIIDYNKITCALGFPIDWINTI, encoded by the coding sequence ATGGCAAACAAACCATTTCGGAGTGTCAATGACCAAATTTCCATTTTGCGTTCAAGAGGAATTACTATTGACGATGAAGTATATGCTTCTAATTTTTTAATTAATCGTAATTACTATAGTATGATTAACGATTATGGCAGATTTTTTACTGTTACATCCGACGTTTACATAAGTGGTACGACTCTTAAAGATATAAATTCAGTATATCTTTTTGATAAGGCAATCAAAACTATTCTATATACGCATTCATTAGAATTCGAAAAATACTTAAAATCTACTTTAGCGTATTATTTTTGTTTACAACATCCAAATAGCTACGATTACCTAAATCTAAACTGTTATAAACACAAATCAAACAAAGAAAGACTAAATGCAATTGATATCATAAGTCGCATTGCAAAGGTTATTGATGATTATTCCAAAAAACACAATACAAATGGTATACGACACTATTCAAGAGTTCACACAAATATCCCTTTATGGGTAGTTATACAGTTCATGTACTTAGGTGACGTAATTAAACTATACCGATGCTGTGAAGACAGTGTACAGACGGATGTAGCAAAAATGTTTTCTTCATTCTTAATAAGCAATACGTCTATGCCAAATCAAATACTTGGAACTCGGGAACTACTAACAATTATGCAGAATGTAAGAGATTTTAGAAATTGTGTGGCTCACGATAATCGAATATTAAATATGAATAGTTCAAACAACCTTCCATACATCCCTTCTATTCACGGTGCTTCAACACAAAGAAGTAACTTCAGAGCGGACTTATACAATATGGTGTTGATCTTTCAATGCTTGATATCACCAGATGAGTATAAAAATATGATAGGAGCTTTTAAAAGAAGAATAAAGGATTTAAGACGACACATCACAATAATAGATTACAACAAAATTACATGTGCACTTGGATTCCCAATTGACTGGATAAATACCATTTAA
- a CDS encoding helix-turn-helix domain-containing protein, whose product MLTKNSHMSYSDRQIIETGIENGSTKQAIATTLGKDKSTIGKEIKFHRVLAYKCNLPLECANYKRCKHERHCTLDCIDYVPFKCTRRDKSPGACNGCGNYRSCRYEKYRYSALDAQHDYQMTLTSSRQGVNATVNDIKQLGELLLPLIKKGQSIYSILQSHKEIKLSEKTIYNYIENGVFQDVGVSIGAIDPKRVVRRKMSKQKRNTYKPRKDNRYLTGRKYSDFLIYMEKNPNAKVVEMDTVYNDVSNGPFLQTFKFREYDLLICIYQTVKDSLHMLDGILLLEKILGKEMFEKEAEVILTDRGSEFVLAEEAEIREDGTRRTRMFYCDSMASWQKGSLENLHLLVREICPKGCDLHALGLTSQEKANLISIHINSYPKEKLHGRSSIQLLHFYNEEMAKKLYDFGITEIPPDEVILKPYLLK is encoded by the coding sequence ATGTTAACGAAGAATTCACACATGTCTTATTCAGATAGACAGATCATTGAAACTGGTATCGAAAATGGTTCTACCAAACAAGCTATCGCTACTACCCTTGGTAAAGACAAATCAACCATAGGAAAAGAAATCAAATTCCATCGTGTCCTTGCATACAAATGTAATCTGCCTCTAGAGTGTGCTAACTACAAACGCTGTAAACATGAACGCCATTGTACTCTGGATTGTATCGATTATGTCCCTTTCAAATGTACTCGCAGGGACAAGTCACCAGGAGCTTGTAATGGATGTGGAAACTATCGCTCTTGTCGCTATGAAAAATATCGATACTCTGCCCTCGATGCACAGCACGACTACCAGATGACACTTACATCTTCACGACAAGGTGTCAATGCGACAGTAAATGATATCAAGCAGCTCGGTGAACTCTTATTACCATTGATTAAGAAAGGTCAGTCCATCTACTCTATTCTTCAAAGCCACAAAGAGATCAAGCTATCCGAAAAGACGATATACAACTATATCGAAAATGGTGTCTTCCAAGATGTGGGTGTATCGATCGGTGCCATCGACCCGAAACGTGTCGTAAGACGAAAGATGTCCAAACAAAAGCGCAATACATACAAGCCACGTAAAGACAATCGATACCTGACAGGAAGAAAGTACTCCGACTTCTTGATATACATGGAAAAGAATCCAAATGCCAAGGTCGTAGAGATGGATACGGTATACAACGACGTGTCCAACGGACCTTTCCTACAGACCTTCAAATTCAGAGAGTATGACCTGTTGATATGTATCTATCAAACCGTAAAGGACTCCTTACATATGTTGGATGGGATCCTATTATTGGAAAAGATATTAGGAAAAGAAATGTTCGAAAAAGAAGCCGAGGTCATATTAACAGACAGAGGAAGTGAATTCGTCCTAGCTGAAGAAGCGGAGATACGTGAAGATGGAACTCGCAGGACACGTATGTTCTACTGTGATTCGATGGCCTCTTGGCAGAAAGGTAGTCTAGAGAACCTACACCTATTGGTAAGAGAGATATGCCCAAAGGGATGTGATCTCCATGCATTGGGACTTACATCACAAGAAAAGGCAAATCTCATCAGTATCCATATTAATTCATATCCAAAAGAAAAGCTGCACGGAAGATCATCCATACAGCTGCTCCATTTCTACAACGAAGAAATGGCCAAGAAACTCTATGATTTTGGAATTACCGAAATCCCACCAGACGAAGTAATTCTAAAACCATATCTTCTAAAGTAA
- a CDS encoding DUF1653 domain-containing protein: MRKFASGDIIQHFKRETVDQNSMQYLYEYIGVAMHSETRDRMIVYRALYGEKGLFVRPYEMFMEEVDHEKYPEIRQKYRFEKTLK; encoded by the coding sequence ATGAGAAAATTTGCATCAGGAGATATCATTCAACATTTTAAAAGAGAAACTGTTGATCAAAACAGCATGCAATATCTATATGAATATATTGGTGTTGCTATGCACTCTGAAACACGTGATAGGATGATTGTTTATCGAGCTTTGTATGGAGAAAAGGGATTATTTGTTAGGCCATATGAGATGTTTATGGAAGAAGTAGATCACGAAAAGTACCCAGAAATACGACAAAAGTATCGTTTTGAAAAGACTCTAAAATAG
- a CDS encoding substrate-binding domain-containing protein, with amino-acid sequence MKKLFAVMTSAVLALSLVGCGSKTSDKGGSSSTESTVSNADKPLVWYNRQPSNSTTGELDKDALNFNKDTYYVGFDANQGAELQGKMVADYIAAHKDIIDRNGDGVIGYVLAIGDVGHNDSIARTRGVRKALGTAVEKDGTIDATPAGTNTDGSATVVKDGKVGDFKVRELASQEMKNSAGATWDAATAGNAIGTWSASFGDEIDLVISNNDGMGMSMFTAWAKDKKVATFGYDANSDAVAAIAEGYGGTISQHADVQAYLTLRVLRNALDGVDINTGIAKADEAGNVLEEGVDYVYNEEERSFYALNLAVTADNYKNFMDATKTFEPVSKEVKSDTKKVWLNIYNASDNFLSSTYQPLLEKYDDLLHLDVEYIGGDGQTESNITNRLGNPSQYDAYAINMVKTDNATSYTSLLK; translated from the coding sequence ATGAAGAAATTATTTGCGGTTATGACTTCTGCGGTTTTAGCACTATCACTCGTTGGTTGTGGTTCTAAGACAAGCGACAAAGGCGGAAGCTCAAGCACAGAATCAACAGTTTCAAACGCTGATAAGCCATTAGTATGGTACAACCGTCAGCCATCTAACAGTACAACAGGTGAGTTAGATAAAGATGCTTTAAACTTCAACAAGGACACTTACTATGTAGGATTCGATGCTAACCAGGGTGCAGAATTACAGGGTAAGATGGTTGCTGATTACATCGCTGCTCACAAGGATATCATCGACCGTAACGGTGATGGTGTTATCGGTTATGTATTAGCTATCGGTGACGTTGGACACAACGACTCAATCGCTCGTACAAGAGGTGTTCGTAAGGCTTTAGGCACAGCTGTTGAAAAGGATGGCACAATTGATGCTACTCCAGCAGGAACAAACACAGATGGTTCCGCTACAGTTGTTAAGGATGGTAAGGTTGGCGACTTCAAGGTTCGCGAGCTTGCTTCTCAGGAAATGAAGAACTCTGCAGGTGCTACATGGGATGCTGCTACTGCAGGTAACGCTATCGGTACATGGTCAGCTTCATTCGGTGATGAAATTGACTTAGTTATCTCTAATAACGATGGTATGGGTATGTCAATGTTCACAGCGTGGGCTAAGGATAAGAAGGTTGCTACATTCGGTTACGATGCGAACAGTGATGCAGTAGCTGCTATCGCTGAAGGTTACGGCGGAACAATTTCTCAGCACGCTGACGTTCAGGCATACTTAACATTAAGAGTATTACGTAACGCTTTAGATGGTGTTGATATCAATACAGGTATCGCAAAGGCTGACGAAGCCGGAAACGTTCTTGAAGAAGGTGTTGACTACGTATATAACGAAGAAGAACGTTCATTCTATGCATTGAACCTTGCTGTTACAGCTGATAACTACAAGAACTTCATGGATGCTACTAAGACATTTGAACCAGTATCTAAGGAAGTTAAGAGCGACACTAAGAAGGTTTGGTTGAACATCTACAATGCTTCCGACAACTTCTTAAGCTCAACATACCAGCCATTACTTGAAAAGTATGATGATTTACTACACTTGGATGTTGAATACATCGGTGGTGATGGTCAGACAGAATCTAATATCACAAACCGTTTAGGAAACCCAAGTCAATATGATGCGTATGCAATTAACATGGTTAAGACAGACAACGCTACATCATATACTTCACTCTTAAAGTAA